In the Pantanalinema sp. genome, one interval contains:
- the uvrC gene encoding excinuclease ABC subunit UvrC → MQLSDRIQELLSHLPTNPGVYLMQDAAGAILYVGKAVNLRSRVRSYFREDKGHSPKVRALVRVIDRFETISTTTEVEALVLENTLIKRHQPYFNILLKDDKTYPWLKLTLNEPYPRLVVTRKRLNDGARYFGPYPDAGAMYATLRLIKQLFPLRQRPTPQFRDRPCLNYAIGRCLGPCQGMVSVDAYRAMVDKVLFFLEGRHKELLRDLRAQMSEASEALDFERAAKARDAIAAITSLLEEQKVEASRETDQDVVAIACDEISASIQLFEVREGKVIGRRAFILERADSEPAEVLGAFLGQYYDASALARVPKEVVLPEAVPEQEVLAAFLAERRGSKVALLVPQRGDKLKLMELVAYNAQQALEQERLRRWAALEKGPHKALRELADALGLAEVPHRIEGYDIAHVQGSDTVASMVVFEGGVPAKAAYRRFKIKTVEGIDDFASMHEVVKRRFRHVSEGADPEGRWSMPDLVLIDGGKGQLGAAVAALDRLGVEVPIFGLAKQFEEIYLPGRKDPIRLGENSAALHLIQRVRDEAHRFANTFHGKLRAKRMTRSVLDEVPGIGEKRKVHLLKAIGSVDAMRALSVDELASRGALPHRVAETLYSRLHSPAGNS, encoded by the coding sequence GTGCAGCTTTCCGACCGAATCCAGGAGTTGCTTTCGCATTTGCCGACCAACCCGGGCGTCTACCTCATGCAAGACGCCGCCGGGGCGATCCTGTACGTGGGCAAGGCGGTCAACCTGAGGAGCAGGGTCCGGTCCTACTTCCGGGAGGACAAGGGCCACTCGCCCAAGGTCCGCGCCCTGGTGCGCGTGATCGACCGCTTCGAGACCATCTCGACCACCACCGAGGTCGAGGCCCTGGTGCTCGAGAACACCCTGATCAAGCGGCATCAGCCCTACTTCAACATCCTGCTCAAGGACGACAAGACCTACCCCTGGCTCAAGCTGACCCTCAACGAGCCCTATCCCCGCCTCGTCGTCACCCGCAAGCGCCTCAACGACGGCGCCCGCTACTTCGGGCCCTATCCGGACGCCGGGGCCATGTACGCGACCCTGCGCCTCATCAAGCAGCTCTTTCCCCTCAGGCAGCGCCCTACCCCCCAGTTCCGCGACAGGCCCTGCCTCAACTACGCCATCGGTCGCTGCCTGGGCCCGTGCCAGGGGATGGTCTCGGTCGACGCGTACCGGGCCATGGTGGACAAGGTCCTCTTCTTCCTCGAGGGCCGCCACAAGGAGCTGCTGCGCGACCTGAGGGCCCAGATGAGTGAGGCGTCCGAGGCGCTAGACTTCGAGCGTGCGGCCAAGGCGCGCGATGCGATCGCGGCCATCACGAGCCTCCTCGAGGAGCAGAAGGTTGAAGCCAGCCGCGAGACCGACCAGGACGTGGTCGCGATCGCCTGCGACGAGATCTCGGCCAGCATCCAGCTCTTCGAGGTGCGCGAGGGCAAGGTGATCGGCCGCCGCGCCTTCATCCTCGAGCGCGCCGACTCCGAGCCGGCCGAGGTGCTCGGGGCCTTCCTCGGCCAGTATTACGACGCCTCGGCGCTCGCGCGGGTGCCCAAGGAGGTCGTCCTGCCCGAGGCCGTTCCGGAGCAGGAGGTGCTCGCGGCCTTCCTGGCCGAGAGGCGTGGAAGCAAGGTGGCACTTTTGGTGCCGCAGCGCGGCGACAAGTTGAAGCTCATGGAGCTGGTGGCCTATAATGCCCAACAGGCACTCGAGCAGGAGCGCCTGAGGCGCTGGGCTGCGCTCGAGAAGGGACCCCACAAGGCCCTGCGCGAGCTGGCCGACGCCCTGGGCCTCGCCGAGGTCCCGCACCGGATCGAGGGCTACGACATCGCCCACGTTCAGGGGTCGGACACGGTCGCATCCATGGTGGTCTTCGAGGGGGGAGTGCCGGCCAAGGCCGCGTACCGTCGCTTCAAGATCAAGACCGTCGAGGGCATCGACGACTTCGCCTCCATGCACGAGGTAGTCAAGCGCCGCTTCAGGCACGTGAGCGAGGGGGCGGATCCCGAGGGCCGGTGGAGCATGCCCGATCTGGTCTTGATCGACGGCGGCAAGGGGCAACTCGGCGCTGCTGTCGCCGCCCTGGATCGCCTGGGGGTGGAGGTGCCCATCTTCGGTCTGGCCAAGCAGTTCGAGGAGATCTACCTGCCCGGGCGCAAGGACCCGATCCGGCTCGGCGAGAACTCGGCGGCCCTGCACCTGATCCAGCGGGTTCGCGACGAGGCTCACCGCTTCGCCAACACCTTCCACGGCAAGCTGCGCGCCAAGCGCATGACGCGGTCGGTGCTGGACGAGGTGCCGGGCATCGGCGAGAAGCGCAAGGTCCATTTACTCAAGGCCATCGGGTCGGTGGACGCCATGCGCGCCCTGAGCGTCGACGAGCTCGCCTCGCGAGGCGCATTGCCCCACCGGGTGGCCGAAACACTGTACTCCCGCCTGCATTCGCCTGCAGGGAACTCGTAA
- a CDS encoding peptidoglycan DD-metalloendopeptidase family protein translates to MSSPDSFKLIACALVATTLLSLGSSPVAAARQADPIKSHQDRLQMINQRLEATRQRVKTLRRQEHKTVDQLTDLQQKLERTSVQLEDSEFRLDRAQQQLEATKAALSRAKTRFAREQVLARSRLRAIYKHRQADYWEALLTAPDLATFTTRYQYFKHISQTDAELLNRLDNRLDDITVQKKRYGATVQTIATVTDNIKQQKDEIQDNTQETAELLERIRSQRAEAEAAIAQLERDSQQIEAMIRRMMAARRRMPRLGTGRFARPVDSPVGSGFGMRYHPILHVNRPHRGLDFSAPSGTPIRAANRGVVIWSGWFGAFGKLVIIDHGGDLTTLYAHTSRIVVSKGDAVARGQLIAYSGSTGLSTGPHLHFEIRHNGTPVDPLGYLR, encoded by the coding sequence TTGTCATCACCCGACTCTTTCAAGCTGATCGCCTGCGCGCTGGTGGCCACGACGCTCCTCTCGCTGGGGAGCTCGCCCGTGGCCGCCGCCCGCCAGGCCGACCCGATCAAGAGCCACCAGGACCGCCTGCAAATGATCAACCAGCGGCTGGAGGCCACGCGCCAGCGGGTCAAGACCCTCCGGCGCCAGGAGCACAAGACGGTCGATCAGCTCACCGACCTTCAGCAGAAGCTGGAGCGCACCAGCGTCCAGCTCGAGGACTCGGAGTTCCGCCTCGATCGCGCCCAGCAGCAGCTAGAAGCGACCAAGGCCGCGCTCTCCAGGGCCAAGACCCGTTTCGCCCGCGAGCAGGTGCTCGCACGCAGCCGCCTGCGGGCCATTTACAAGCACCGGCAGGCCGATTACTGGGAGGCCCTGCTGACCGCACCGGATCTGGCCACCTTCACGACCCGCTATCAGTACTTCAAGCACATCTCCCAGACCGACGCCGAGCTGCTGAATCGCCTCGACAACCGCCTGGACGATATCACCGTCCAGAAGAAGCGCTACGGGGCGACGGTGCAGACCATCGCCACCGTCACCGACAACATCAAGCAGCAGAAGGACGAGATCCAGGACAACACCCAAGAGACCGCCGAACTGCTCGAGCGCATCCGCAGCCAGCGGGCCGAGGCCGAGGCCGCGATCGCCCAGCTGGAGCGCGACAGCCAGCAGATCGAGGCCATGATCCGCCGCATGATGGCCGCCCGCCGGCGCATGCCGCGCCTGGGCACCGGTCGCTTCGCTCGGCCCGTCGACTCGCCGGTCGGCAGCGGCTTCGGGATGCGCTATCACCCGATCCTCCACGTCAACCGCCCCCACCGGGGCCTGGATTTCAGCGCGCCTTCCGGCACCCCGATCCGGGCGGCGAATCGCGGCGTGGTAATATGGAGCGGGTGGTTCGGCGCCTTCGGCAAGCTCGTCATCATCGACCACGGGGGCGATCTCACCACCCTCTACGCCCACACCAGCCGCATCGTCGTCTCGAAGGGGGACGCGGTCGCGCGCGGGCAGCTCATCGCCTACAGCGGCTCCACGGGCCTCTCGACCGGGCCTCACCTGCACTTCGAGATCCGCCACAACGGCACGCCCGTCGATCCGTTAGGTTATCTGCGATAG
- a CDS encoding S41 family peptidase: protein MKRNFGNVMVVMGLMAASFGIGMGVHPLKVAAETRSFSTFLQVYDLVKSEFIDGKVQENKLEYGAIRGLLDSLDDPYTRFMEPKVFKSMQDERHGSFFGIGIQIGMNKDKQLSVVAPIEDTPAAKAGLKSGDHIVEIDGKTTKAMAIEEAVSHIRGNKGTKVILKIQRAAQKPFEVAIIRDSIATKAVKTKELDGNIGYIRLSTFMNENADQDMRLALDKFKGKSALVLDLRGNPGGLLPNAVSIGSMFIDKGVPVVQIVDREGNRETLDSTGRLAIPKNKPVVVLVDGGSASASEILSGALQDTHRATLVGTKTFGKGLVQTVHALDGGSGVAITTNKYLTSGGNDINKKGIVPDVVVEFPAIATTSADPEDMPTLDDLIKNGKDVQLNKGIAILKEKLAKN, encoded by the coding sequence ATGAAGCGCAACTTCGGTAACGTCATGGTGGTCATGGGCCTGATGGCGGCCTCCTTCGGGATCGGCATGGGCGTTCACCCCCTCAAGGTTGCGGCCGAGACGCGCTCCTTCTCGACCTTCCTCCAGGTCTACGACCTGGTCAAGAGCGAGTTCATCGACGGCAAGGTCCAGGAGAACAAGCTCGAGTACGGCGCCATCCGCGGCCTGCTCGACAGCCTCGACGATCCCTACACCCGGTTCATGGAGCCCAAGGTCTTCAAGTCCATGCAGGACGAGCGCCACGGCTCGTTCTTCGGGATCGGCATCCAGATCGGCATGAACAAGGACAAGCAGCTCTCGGTCGTCGCGCCCATCGAGGACACCCCGGCGGCCAAGGCCGGCCTCAAGAGCGGGGACCACATCGTCGAGATCGACGGCAAGACCACCAAGGCCATGGCCATCGAGGAGGCCGTCTCCCACATCCGCGGCAACAAGGGCACCAAGGTCATCCTCAAGATCCAGCGCGCCGCCCAGAAGCCCTTCGAGGTCGCCATCATCCGCGACTCGATCGCGACCAAGGCCGTCAAGACCAAGGAGCTCGATGGCAACATCGGCTACATCCGCCTCTCGACCTTCATGAACGAGAACGCCGACCAGGACATGCGCCTGGCCCTGGACAAGTTCAAGGGCAAGAGCGCGCTGGTGCTCGACCTGCGCGGCAACCCGGGCGGCCTGTTGCCCAACGCCGTCAGCATCGGGTCCATGTTCATCGACAAGGGCGTCCCGGTCGTCCAGATCGTGGACCGCGAGGGCAACCGCGAGACCCTCGACTCGACGGGCCGCCTGGCCATTCCCAAGAACAAGCCGGTGGTGGTGCTGGTCGACGGCGGCTCGGCCTCGGCCTCCGAGATCCTCTCGGGCGCGCTCCAGGACACCCACCGCGCGACGCTCGTCGGCACCAAGACCTTCGGCAAGGGCCTCGTCCAGACCGTCCACGCCCTGGACGGCGGGTCGGGAGTGGCGATCACCACCAACAAGTACCTGACGTCGGGCGGGAACGACATCAACAAGAAGGGGATCGTCCCCGACGTGGTGGTCGAGTTCCCGGCGATCGCGACCACCTCGGCCGACCCCGAGGACATGCCCACCCTGGACGACCTGATCAAGAACGGCAAGGATGTTCAGCTCAACAAGGGCATCGCGATCCTCAAGGAGAAGCTCGCGAAGAACTAG
- a CDS encoding ParM/StbA family protein, with the protein MEPINLGIDLGRSETRLFDGEHLFVIPTLIGGPVATIRRGTARIADEALEGHLSVKIGSHEYSLGRHAQEQPFLFPVNDVDLFADDLNLALVLGVLGLYVRRMGIEGVPPLKLCLGLPVALTRRAAYTEARLAEWTKTHHFEFCGEPMTLDIVQVDYIPQPVGAVYAAILAGQLDYTPTENIGVIDPGHLSTDWVVVRLPNELTSYSGQSTAAAGFRLTEAVSTHLSEQGVTRLDPLAIMESLTTGEYVDNGETITVRDEVTSALVERMAQQIALTVKQSWRDLSIDRMILVGGFGRLLYPHLTQNSYFRDLQMGQDFRYYNVRGTYEYGMATPLRSDEVIAQASAKVAKAKKAPEPFAEPFAEVEA; encoded by the coding sequence ATGGAACCGATCAATCTCGGCATCGATCTCGGCCGCTCGGAGACGCGCCTGTTCGACGGCGAGCACCTCTTCGTGATCCCCACCCTGATCGGCGGCCCCGTGGCGACCATCCGGCGTGGCACGGCCCGGATCGCGGACGAGGCCCTCGAGGGCCACCTGTCGGTCAAGATCGGCTCCCACGAGTACTCGCTCGGCCGCCATGCGCAGGAGCAGCCTTTCCTCTTCCCGGTCAACGACGTGGACCTCTTCGCCGACGACCTCAACCTGGCCCTGGTGCTCGGCGTGCTCGGCCTCTACGTGCGCCGCATGGGGATCGAGGGCGTCCCCCCCCTCAAGCTCTGCCTCGGCCTGCCCGTGGCCCTCACCCGCCGCGCCGCCTACACCGAGGCCCGCCTGGCGGAGTGGACCAAGACGCACCACTTCGAGTTCTGCGGCGAGCCCATGACCCTCGACATCGTCCAGGTCGACTACATCCCCCAGCCGGTCGGTGCCGTCTACGCGGCCATTCTGGCGGGCCAGCTCGACTACACCCCCACCGAGAACATCGGCGTCATCGACCCCGGCCACCTCTCGACCGACTGGGTGGTCGTTCGCCTGCCCAACGAGCTCACCTCCTACTCGGGCCAGAGCACGGCGGCCGCGGGCTTCCGCCTGACCGAGGCGGTGAGCACCCACCTGTCCGAGCAGGGCGTGACGCGCCTCGACCCCCTCGCCATCATGGAGTCGCTGACGACCGGTGAGTACGTGGACAACGGCGAGACGATCACGGTCCGCGACGAGGTCACCTCGGCGCTGGTCGAGCGCATGGCCCAGCAGATCGCGCTGACGGTCAAGCAGAGCTGGCGCGACCTCTCCATCGATCGCATGATCCTGGTCGGCGGCTTCGGGCGCCTGCTGTATCCCCACCTGACCCAGAACTCGTACTTCCGCGACCTGCAGATGGGGCAGGACTTCCGCTATTACAACGTTCGAGGAACCTACGAGTACGGCATGGCCACCCCCCTGCGCTCGGACGAGGTCATCGCCCAGGCGAGCGCCAAGGTCGCCAAGGCCAAGAAGGCTCCCGAGCCCTTCGCGGAGCCCTTCGCCGAGGTGGAGGCCTAG